TCGCATCGGCGTTCTGTCGCGTTCGGGAACCCTGACCTACGAAGCGGTTCACCAACTGACTCAATTGGGCCTCGGTCAATCGACTTGCGTCGGTATCGGTGGTGACCCCGTCAACGGAACGAACTTCATCGACGTGTTGAAACTCTTCAACGCGGATAAAGACACCGACGGCGTCATCATGATCGGTGAAATCGGCGGATCGGCTGAGGAAGAAGCGGCCGAGTACATCAAAAAGGAATTCAAAAAACCCGTCACCGCGTTCATCGCCGGCGCTTCGGCTCCTGCAGGAAAACGTATGGGGCACGCGGGCGCGATCATCAGCGGTGGCAAAGGTACCGCCGAAGCAAAATTTGCAGCGCTCGAGGCCGCGGGTTGCCGTATCGCACGTTCTCCGGCAGACCTGGGAACGACAATGAAATCGATGTTGAAATAACTGGAGGAAAATCATGGCAATGGAAAAAACGTTCTCGATCATTAAGCCGAACGCGGTGAAGAAAAACGCTCTGGGCGACATCATTTCGATGTTCGAAGCGAACGGTCTGACCGTCGCGGCAGCGAAACTGACCGTCATCCCCAAAGCGAAGTGCGAAGAGTTCTACGCTGAACACAAAGCACGTCCCTTCTTCGGTGAACTGGTCACTTTCATGACTTCGGGTCCCGTTCTGCTGATGTGCCTGTCGGGCGAAAACGCAGTTCTGAAAAACCGCGAAATCATGGGCGCGACGGATCCCAAAAAAGCGACCGTCGGTACCGTCCGCGCGAAATTCGGCGACAGCATGGGCGAAAATGCCGTTCACGGTTCGGACAGCCCCGCTTCGGCAGAGCGCGAACTGGCGATCTTCTTCAACAAAGAAGAAATCTGTAACGGTTAAGGTCTCGAGCTTTGAATCGAACCTTTCGCAAAGAGCGGGCCCGCAAGCCCGCTCTTTCATTTCAGGAACCCAACTCCCGTTTCCGCGATGGTGAAGAACTTGAAGTCACGATCGAGAAACTGGTATGGGGAGGCGCGGGTCTCGCCCGCACTGATCGCGGAGTCATCTTCGTGGATTTCGCCGCGCCCGGCGACGTTCTGCGCGTGAAGATCGACGACGTCGCGAAAGACTATGCTCGTGCGCGCATCCAAGACATCCTGAAGCCTTCCGTGGATCGTATCGATCCCAAGTGCCCCGTCTTCGGGCGCTGCGGCGGTTGCGACTGGCAGCACCTCACGACGGAAAAACAGCTCGCGACCAAAATCGAACTTCTACGGGAGTCACTCGAACGGCACGCCGATTACCGCGGCCCCATCGAAGCGATACCGAGCCCGAAGGCTTGGAACTACCGCAACCGGATCCAGGTCCACTTGGACGCGAAGGGTCCCTATTACCACGCGAAGCGCAGTCACCAGCCCGTACATATGCGCGATTGTCCGATCGCCGAAGACGAAATCAATCGTCAGCTGCGCGAGCTGAAGCCGCTGTCCGCCACCGCAGGGTCGACGCGGGTCACGGCCGAACGCCTCCAATTGTCGAGTGGTCAGCCCCCGCAACCCGGCATCGATGCGCCTCTCTCCTTCGAGTTTGCGCAGGTGAATACCGCCCAGAACGTGCAAATGGTCGAGCGGGTTTTACATTGGGCTGCGCACGTGGAATTCGAACGCTTTTTCGACCTTTATTCCGGCTCGGGGAATTTCTCTTTCCCGATGTCCGAGAAGTTTCCGAAAGCGCGTGGCACGGCCGTGGAACTCAACCCCCTGTCCGTTCGCTCCGCACAAGAAGAAGCCCAGCGCCGCAAGTGGGGCCGCAACCGCGTGGAGTTTTTCGCCGGTTCGGTCGATGCCTTGATGCCGCGACTTCCCGTCGATGAAAACGCGCTCGTCATCCTGGATCCTCCCCGCGCGGGCCTTGGAAAAGGCGTCGCGGATTTACTTTCCAAAACACCGGCCGCTTCCATTTTGTACATCAGCTGCGATCCCCCCGGCCTCGTGCGCGATCTCAAGCGCCTTATGCAGAACGGAAAGTGGAAAATCCACCGCCTGACCGCCTTCGACATGTTTCCGCAAACCGCGCACCTTGAGGTGCTGACGGAGTTGCGACCAATCGCGCCGAATTGACACGAAGACTTGCGGTGTTATTCTTCCGGAATGCGTATTCGGCACGCCATTTTAGCTATTTGCGTCGTACTTCTCTCGGGCTGCAGCCACTTGACCCGAGAGGACGAAGAGCGTTCGCGCCTTCTTCTGCGCATGGGCGTTTCGCAAATGGAAGCCGGAGACTATCCGAATGCTCTACGCACGATGCTCGAAGCCGAGAAACTGAATCCGAAAGACGCGGTCATTCAAAATAATCTGGGACTGGCCTTCTTCTATCGTGATCGGCTGGACATGTCCGAAAAGCATCTTCGTCTGGCGGTCGCCGCGCGGCCCGATTACACCGAAGCGATCAACAACTTGGGACGGATCCTCAGTGAGCGCGGAAAAAATGCCGAGGCGATCGCGATTTTGTCGAAAGCCCAAGGCGATCTGACGTATCCGAAACCCGCGAAGATTTCGTTGAATCTGGGCATCGCGCAATTCCGCCATCGCCAGTTTGACGAAGCCCGCGAACAGTTCCGAAAAACGCTCGAATATGGACGCGACAACTGCCTGGCGCAGAACTATCTGGGCCGCACGTTCTACGAAACTCGCGACTACAAAAGCGCCTCCGAAACTCTCGATCGCGCCGTGGGCTTCTGCAAAGCCAGCCAGTTCGATGAGCCCCACTACTACAGCGCGCTCGCGTACTACCAGCTAGGCCAAAAAGAACAGGCCGAGTCGCGACTGGAAGAAGTAACGAAGATTTATTCCCAAGGAAAATACACCGAGCAGGCCAAGACGCTGCTCGAAACGATTCGGCGGTAAGTAATGAGTGAAGTCGGACAGAAGTTCAAAGCCGAGCGCGAAAAACGCGGAATCTCGATACAAGAAGTAGGTCTTAGCCTGAAGATCAATCCGCGCGTGATCGCGGCGATCGAAAACGGCGAGCGTGAATCCTTGCCCGCCCGGACATTTCTGCGCGGTTTCGTGAAGTCCTACGCGCAATTCTTGCGGATGGACGTCAAAGACATCATGGACGAGTTCGCACGCGAATACGGAATGGAAAACTCGGGCCTGCCGAGAGTCGGCGCGACCACCGGCATTTCGAACGACGTGCCCGCACCGACACCGGCCTCGGAAGCGAATGCCGCCGCCACCGAGGCCGCGGCGACGACCGCGCCCGCAACGTCCGCCCTGCCCCCGCAACGTTCCCTTTCGGACTCGGCGAGCATCGCCAAAGAAAACATCGCCACCGAATCGGGCTTCCCCGTCGGCAAGGTCATCTTGGGCGTCATCCTTTTCGCCGCGGTCGTTTTCTTGGCAAAAACCGTCGACAAATATCAGCGTGAACGCGTGCTTCCCGAGGACGCGACGGTCGTCGCCGATCCCACGGCCGATGCGCCCATGACCGACGTCGACGAGACGAACCTGATGGTGACTTCGGGCACGACGGCGAACGCGGGAACCGGCGCCCTCGAGGCGCTCACGTCCGTCACGGGGGCTTTGACCGCGGCCACCGCGTCGACATCTTCAACTCCGCTGGCGACACCCACGCCGGCCCCTTCGCCGACCGCGACACCGACTCCTTCACCGTCGCCGTCGCCCAGCCCCACGGCAACGCCGACACCCACACCGACTCCGACCCCCACGCCTACGCCCAAACCTTCCCCCAGTCCGTCGCCCACGGCGACGCCGAAGCCCTCACCGAGCCCCGCCACCGCGGGGGGCGAGACCTTGCCCCGCCCCGTGGAAGTCATCATCGAAGCGAATAAGTCCGTGCGCGTTCGTTACGATCTCGGAAACGGCCAATGGACCACCTTGGATCTGAACGAAGGCGGCATCCACACTTTCCGCAGCAAGAGCCCCGTCTCTTTGGATATCGCGGACGGTGCGGCGGTGAATCTCATCGTGAACGGTCGCGATCGCGGCAAGCCGGGTCCGGCTGGCCAATCCGTGCAGCTGAGACTGCGTGAGTGATTTGGTTCGCCGCTTTCTGGACGATTACGCTCGGACTTAAAATCGGGTTGTCGCTGCTTCTGCCGCTGGCGCCCGACGAAGCCTACTATTGGGTTTGGTCGCAAAATCCGCAGCTTTCGTATTTCGATCATCCCGGCATGGTCGCTTGGCTTTTGAATTTGGGATCGGTTTTCAGCGCGCTCCCCCAAGGCGAACGTATTCCCGCCATCGTCTTGAATCACTCGCTCCTCATTGTCTGGTTTGCGATCCTGCGCCGTCTTTGGACACCCGATCTGACGAAGAAGTGGATGTGGCTCGTGGTCGCATCGCCATTCCTCGGCGTGGGATCCATTCTGGTGACCCCCGATTCGCCGGTTCTTTTTTTCGTCTCGCTGGCCGTTCTTTTCTTCGTCGAACAACAGCGCTCGGGCCGGGCGTACTGGTCCCTGCTTTTGGGTTTGTCGCTCGGGCTCGGATTCTGTTCGAAGTATCACATCGTTCTGCTGGCCCTTTCGATGCTGATCTACGTCGCCCTCGCCCGAAAATGGAAAACGATCCGCGCGCAGGATTGGGCGCTCTTGATCGTCGGCGGCTTGATCGGCTGCGCGCCGGTTCTGATCTGGAACGCGCAGAATGAATTCATGTCCTTCCGCTTTCAATTGAATCATGGCCTCGGAAAAAGCGAATGGCGACCGCATTGGACGGGTGACTACATCGTCGGACAAATTTTGATTTTCTTCCCGACGCTACTTTACCTCTTCGCGAAGGGCTTCCGTTTCCAACGCTTGCGATTGTTCTTTTGGATCGCGATGGTTCCTTGGGTCTTTTTCTTCTTCTCTTCTTTTCGTGGGGCCGTTCAAGGGAACTGGCCCATCGTGGCCTACCACGCGGCGCTGGTCCTGGTCGTCGCCAGCCACCAATCTTGGCGTCATCTGAAGTATCTGATGGGCTTCTGGTTCGTGGCGGAACTTCTCGTCGTCAGTCAATGGATCTATCCCTGGTGGAAGTCGGCGCCCGACAAGCTCCAAGAAGTGCATCAGATTCGCTCCCACATCGAAGAAACGCGCGCCTACCGACCACTTTTCGGCGGCAGCTACCAGATCGCCTCGATCTTGCGTTACTACAGCGGCGAGCCCATCTACAAACTGCGTGGGATGAGCCGCTTTGACTACTACGATCAATTGGAAGGCTCCAAACCCTCTTCGGGTGCGTTCTACGTTCTGCGAACGACTGGCGAGCGCATCCCGGAATGGCTGGAGGAACAAAAACCCCAGGTGCGCGTGCTGCACGCGTATCCGGGCTACGAACTCATCGAGGTGACTCCATGATTCGGTTTTTGACGGTGATCACCGCCTTTATCATCCTTTACTTCTGCTACGGAATTTACGTGGCGCAAGTCGATCTCGAAATCATCCCCCCCGAGATCGAACGCGAACATCCCGTCGGGTACTATGACTACCGTGGCGCAATGAACGTGCAAACGGACCTGTCTTTGGGTTTGGCGAGTCCGACCGAAGTCATCGACGAGGGCCGGCTCGCGGGACTCGACTTCATGATCCTCACCGACATCAACCAATTCGAAACCGCCGAACTGTACAACGGGTACTACGGTAGCCTGATGGTGATGTCCGAGGCCGAGTATTCGTTCCTCGATTCGCGGATTCTGTACATCGGCGAGCAGCCGGGAAAGAGCTTCCTCAGCGCCGCGGACGCGAACCTTACGTTAACCGATTTACTTTCGCAAAGCTCGCAGGACAGCCGCGACGGGCTCGCGATTTTGGCGCATCCTTTCTCGAACGGAAAATCCAATTGGACCGGCGCCTATCCGACGGGTCTGCACGGCTTGGAAGTTTTGAATCCGAAAGCCATCAGCGCCAACGCCTGGCGCGAATCGAAGCTCGAAATTTTCTGGAGTCTCGTCACCTACCCGTTCAATCCGCGCCACGCCTTCTTACGTTTGTTCCGCGAGCCCACGGAAGAAACCGCGCTTTGGGATAGCCTCAACCGCGAACAGGTCGTGTACGGTTTCGCCGGAGCCGACGCGAATGCGCGTGCGCTGCCGCTGGCCAACTACCTGGTTCGCTTTCCGACGTACCAGCGCTCGCTGGAGCTCGCGAACAACCACATTCTGCTGAACTCCGAACTGACGGGGAATTTCGCGAAGGATCGTCAGAAAGTTCTGCAGGCGCTTCGCAACGGGAACTTCTACATCTCGATGGATGTCTTGGCCGATCCGAAAGGCTTCAACGCGCTTTTGATCGATCGAGACAAAAGCCATTTGATGGGAACACGTTTGGGTTTCCGCAAAGGTCAGCGCATCGAAGCCCGTTTGGGACATACGCCGGATGAATTTTACGAAATCATTCTATGGAAAGATGGACAGCGCGAAATGACCGTCAACACGCCAGAGCTCATCTACGAGGTGAATGAACCCGGAGTTTACCGCATCCAGGTTCGCGTCAGCCCCATGCTCCCCGTCCCCGACGGCAAACGCTGGATCACTTGGATTTACTCCAATCCCTTTTTCATCTTGAAGAAATGAGGCCGGCTGACCTGAAGCCCTTCGCGGCAAGGCAGTTGGCAGGACAAGCGCTCTTCGGGCCGGAAGCCTCTTTCCTCGGCAAAGAGCGCCTCGGGCTCGTCACGCGGCGGTAGCTTCTCCACATCCTTTTCCACAACGACTTGGCAGGTGCCGCAGGTCGCAAAGCCTCCGCAGCTATGGTCAATACGGATCTTGTGGTCCAAGAGCGTTTGCAGGAGCGAATCTGGCCGGGTCACGGACAGGGCTTGATCCTCGAAATAGAAAAGCGCGGCGGCCTTCTTGTTTTTCATCTTTCCGTTTGAAACTCCGGGGTCCGTATGACATCCAAGATCTATGGACTTTATCGCATTTGACTTGGAAACGACAGGAACTGTCGCTGGCGTGGACCAGATTGTGGAAATCGGAGCGGTTCGCTTTCAAAACGGCGAACCCGTGGCCCTCTTTTCGACGC
Above is a genomic segment from Pseudobdellovibrionaceae bacterium containing:
- a CDS encoding class I SAM-dependent RNA methyltransferase, translating into MNRTFRKERARKPALSFQEPNSRFRDGEELEVTIEKLVWGGAGLARTDRGVIFVDFAAPGDVLRVKIDDVAKDYARARIQDILKPSVDRIDPKCPVFGRCGGCDWQHLTTEKQLATKIELLRESLERHADYRGPIEAIPSPKAWNYRNRIQVHLDAKGPYYHAKRSHQPVHMRDCPIAEDEINRQLRELKPLSATAGSTRVTAERLQLSSGQPPQPGIDAPLSFEFAQVNTAQNVQMVERVLHWAAHVEFERFFDLYSGSGNFSFPMSEKFPKARGTAVELNPLSVRSAQEEAQRRKWGRNRVEFFAGSVDALMPRLPVDENALVILDPPRAGLGKGVADLLSKTPAASILYISCDPPGLVRDLKRLMQNGKWKIHRLTAFDMFPQTAHLEVLTELRPIAPN
- the ndk gene encoding nucleoside-diphosphate kinase; translation: MAMEKTFSIIKPNAVKKNALGDIISMFEANGLTVAAAKLTVIPKAKCEEFYAEHKARPFFGELVTFMTSGPVLLMCLSGENAVLKNREIMGATDPKKATVGTVRAKFGDSMGENAVHGSDSPASAERELAIFFNKEEICNG
- a CDS encoding helix-turn-helix domain-containing protein, with the translated sequence MSEVGQKFKAEREKRGISIQEVGLSLKINPRVIAAIENGERESLPARTFLRGFVKSYAQFLRMDVKDIMDEFAREYGMENSGLPRVGATTGISNDVPAPTPASEANAAATEAAATTAPATSALPPQRSLSDSASIAKENIATESGFPVGKVILGVILFAAVVFLAKTVDKYQRERVLPEDATVVADPTADAPMTDVDETNLMVTSGTTANAGTGALEALTSVTGALTAATASTSSTPLATPTPAPSPTATPTPSPSPSPSPTATPTPTPTPTPTPTPKPSPSPSPTATPKPSPSPATAGGETLPRPVEVIIEANKSVRVRYDLGNGQWTTLDLNEGGIHTFRSKSPVSLDIADGAAVNLIVNGRDRGKPGPAGQSVQLRLRE
- a CDS encoding tetratricopeptide repeat protein, translating into MRIRHAILAICVVLLSGCSHLTREDEERSRLLLRMGVSQMEAGDYPNALRTMLEAEKLNPKDAVIQNNLGLAFFYRDRLDMSEKHLRLAVAARPDYTEAINNLGRILSERGKNAEAIAILSKAQGDLTYPKPAKISLNLGIAQFRHRQFDEAREQFRKTLEYGRDNCLAQNYLGRTFYETRDYKSASETLDRAVGFCKASQFDEPHYYSALAYYQLGQKEQAESRLEEVTKIYSQGKYTEQAKTLLETIRR
- a CDS encoding glycosyltransferase family 39 protein, with translation MIWFAAFWTITLGLKIGLSLLLPLAPDEAYYWVWSQNPQLSYFDHPGMVAWLLNLGSVFSALPQGERIPAIVLNHSLLIVWFAILRRLWTPDLTKKWMWLVVASPFLGVGSILVTPDSPVLFFVSLAVLFFVEQQRSGRAYWSLLLGLSLGLGFCSKYHIVLLALSMLIYVALARKWKTIRAQDWALLIVGGLIGCAPVLIWNAQNEFMSFRFQLNHGLGKSEWRPHWTGDYIVGQILIFFPTLLYLFAKGFRFQRLRLFFWIAMVPWVFFFFSSFRGAVQGNWPIVAYHAALVLVVASHQSWRHLKYLMGFWFVAELLVVSQWIYPWWKSAPDKLQEVHQIRSHIEETRAYRPLFGGSYQIASILRYYSGEPIYKLRGMSRFDYYDQLEGSKPSSGAFYVLRTTGERIPEWLEEQKPQVRVLHAYPGYELIEVTP
- a CDS encoding (2Fe-2S)-binding protein, with amino-acid sequence MTRPDSLLQTLLDHKIRIDHSCGGFATCGTCQVVVEKDVEKLPPRDEPEALFAEERGFRPEERLSCQLPCREGLQVSRPHFFKMKKGLE